A single window of Polaribacter sp. SA4-10 DNA harbors:
- a CDS encoding phage holin family protein produces the protein MKTFLKILLTALAVVVLATILPGITVTGYVTAIIVAVVISLLNMFVRPLLIFFTLPATIVTLGLFLFVINAVIILLADRLVDGFAVSGFFTALLFSVLLSIFRSALFSLLKENKKSINN, from the coding sequence ATGAAAACTTTTTTAAAAATTTTATTAACTGCTTTAGCAGTAGTTGTTTTAGCTACTATTTTACCAGGAATAACAGTAACAGGTTATGTAACTGCAATAATTGTTGCAGTAGTAATTTCTTTGCTAAATATGTTTGTTCGCCCGTTGTTAATCTTCTTTACATTACCAGCTACCATAGTTACTTTAGGTTTATTTCTCTTTGTAATTAATGCAGTTATTATCTTGTTGGCAGATAGATTAGTAGATGGTTTTGCGGTTTCAGGCTTTTTTACAGCGTTATTGTTTAGTGTGTTATTGTCAATTTTTAGATCGGCATTATTTTCATTGCTAAAAGAAAACAAGAAATCTATAAATAATTAA
- the clpP gene encoding ATP-dependent Clp endopeptidase proteolytic subunit ClpP, which yields MDYGKEFEKYATKHHGINSTYLGKITSSLTPYIMEERQMNITQMDVFSRLMMDRIIFLGTGINDQVANVIQAQLLFLESVDANKDISIYINSPGGGVYAGLGIYDTMQFIKPDVATICTGMAASMGAVLMCAGTKGKRSALPHSRIMIHQPLGGAQGQASDIEITTREILKLKDELYAIIADHSGQTIEKVHNDSDRDYWMKANEAKVYGMIDEVLERKK from the coding sequence ATGGATTACGGAAAAGAATTTGAAAAATACGCAACAAAACATCACGGAATAAACAGCACATATTTAGGTAAAATTACAAGTAGTTTAACGCCATATATTATGGAAGAGCGTCAAATGAACATTACTCAAATGGATGTTTTCTCTCGTTTAATGATGGATAGAATTATCTTTTTAGGAACAGGAATTAACGATCAAGTAGCAAATGTTATTCAGGCGCAATTATTGTTTTTAGAAAGTGTAGATGCTAATAAAGATATTTCAATTTACATTAATTCTCCAGGAGGAGGCGTTTATGCAGGTTTAGGTATTTATGATACCATGCAGTTTATAAAGCCAGATGTTGCAACAATTTGTACAGGTATGGCAGCTTCTATGGGAGCCGTTTTAATGTGTGCAGGAACAAAAGGAAAACGTTCTGCTTTACCACACTCTAGAATTATGATTCACCAACCTTTAGGAGGTGCTCAAGGTCAAGCTTCAGATATTGAAATTACAACTAGAGAAATTTTGAAATTGAAAGATGAGTTATATGCAATTATTGCAGATCATTCAGGGCAAACGATAGAGAAAGTTCATAACGATTCTGATAGAGATTATTGGATGAAAGCTAATGAAGCGAAAGTGTATGGAATGATTGATGAAGTTTTAGAAAGAAAGAAGTAA
- a CDS encoding GNAT family N-acetyltransferase yields MSFTVRNAVEKDMQSVLDLITELAVFEKEPDAVNITVNDLINDGFSENPKFKIFVAEQENIIIGIALFYERYSTWKGRSIHLEDLIVTKKKQKIGAGKALYSAVLKYAYDNNFNRVAWEVIDWNTNAIDFYKSTGATYLNDWSVVQMNKENLAKFVENN; encoded by the coding sequence ATGAGCTTTACAGTTAGAAATGCAGTAGAAAAAGATATGCAATCAGTATTAGATTTAATTACTGAATTAGCCGTTTTTGAAAAAGAACCAGATGCAGTTAATATTACTGTAAATGATTTGATAAATGATGGGTTTTCTGAAAATCCAAAATTTAAAATTTTTGTAGCAGAACAAGAAAACATAATTATTGGAATTGCTTTGTTTTACGAAAGATATTCAACTTGGAAAGGAAGGTCTATTCATTTAGAAGATTTAATAGTAACAAAAAAGAAACAGAAAATTGGGGCAGGTAAAGCGTTGTACTCTGCTGTTTTAAAGTATGCGTATGATAATAATTTCAATAGAGTTGCTTGGGAAGTAATAGATTGGAACACCAATGCAATTGACTTTTATAAAAGTACAGGAGCAACCTATTTAAATGATTGGTCTGTGGTTCAAATGAACAAAGAGAATTTAGCAAAATTTGTAGAAAATAATTAG
- a CDS encoding aspartate kinase translates to MRIFKFGGASVKDANEIKNVANVLQSEGTEETLVVISAMGKMTNAFEDVINAYYNKSDQLSPKLTFIEEYHKNIMGELFDKNDSVYKEVEILLGELGWFLARNSSQRYNYVYDQIICFGELLSTRIVSAYLSKIGIENNWFDVRNYVKTDSNYRDAKVNWELTQDIITNKLDRQKLNITQGFIAANDTENTTTLGREGSDYTAGIFAYCLDAESVTIWKDVEGVLNADPRVFSDTTLLEQISYEEAIEMAFYGASVIHPKTLQPLERKEIPLYVRSFINSKEAGTRVSKGIRLVPFIPCFIVKKDQVLISISALDFSFMVENNISYIFQKLHDYQLKVNLIQNSAISFSVCIDNKFNKFDAFFEDLKTQFKIDFQKGVDLYTIRHFNDQTITSITEKGKALLTQINKETAQIVLKAN, encoded by the coding sequence ATGAGAATTTTTAAATTTGGAGGAGCCTCTGTAAAAGATGCTAATGAAATAAAAAATGTTGCAAATGTTTTGCAAAGTGAAGGAACAGAAGAAACATTAGTTGTTATTTCTGCAATGGGAAAAATGACAAATGCTTTTGAAGATGTAATTAATGCATATTATAATAAAAGTGATCAATTAAGCCCGAAATTAACTTTTATAGAAGAATATCATAAAAATATTATGGGTGAATTGTTTGATAAAAACGATTCAGTTTATAAAGAAGTTGAAATCCTTTTAGGAGAACTTGGTTGGTTTTTGGCAAGAAATAGCTCTCAGAGATATAATTATGTTTATGATCAAATTATTTGTTTTGGAGAGTTGTTGTCTACTAGAATTGTAAGTGCTTATCTTTCTAAAATAGGTATAGAAAACAATTGGTTTGATGTAAGAAATTATGTTAAAACAGATAGTAACTATAGAGATGCAAAAGTAAATTGGGAATTAACTCAAGATATTATTACCAATAAATTAGACAGACAAAAACTAAATATAACGCAAGGTTTTATTGCCGCTAATGATACAGAAAATACCACAACTTTAGGAAGAGAAGGTTCAGATTATACGGCAGGTATTTTTGCATATTGTTTAGATGCAGAAAGTGTAACTATTTGGAAAGATGTAGAAGGTGTTTTAAATGCAGATCCAAGAGTTTTTTCGGATACAACTTTATTAGAACAAATATCTTATGAAGAAGCCATTGAAATGGCTTTTTACGGAGCTTCTGTAATTCATCCAAAAACATTACAGCCATTAGAAAGAAAAGAAATTCCATTATATGTGCGTTCTTTTATAAACTCAAAAGAAGCAGGAACAAGAGTTTCTAAAGGAATAAGATTAGTGCCTTTTATACCTTGTTTTATTGTTAAAAAGGATCAGGTTTTAATATCTATTTCTGCCTTAGATTTTTCTTTTATGGTAGAAAATAATATCAGTTATATTTTTCAGAAACTACATGATTATCAGTTAAAGGTAAATTTAATTCAGAATTCTGCTATTAGTTTTTCTGTTTGTATAGACAACAAATTTAATAAGTTTGATGCCTTTTTTGAGGATTTAAAAACGCAGTTTAAAATAGATTTTCAAAAAGGAGTAGATTTGTATACAATTCGTCATTTTAATGACCAAACGATTACTTCTATAACAGAAAAAGGAAAAGCGCTTTTAACGCAAATAAATAAAGAAACTGCTCAAATTGTTTTAAAAGCAAATTAA
- the tig gene encoding trigger factor, translating into MNITKENIDALNAVVKVEIVAEDYQAKVTELLTDYRKKADIPGFRKGQVPMGMIKKQYGKSIMIDEVNKLLQDSLNKYLAEEKLDILGNPIPRVKENFNWDAETFSFEFELGLAPEFDVDLKSKKKVTEYTIVATEDLIDEEVKNIQSRYGKMSSLDEATAHCNVTGTFVNEEKEINKKSTFLVKDLKVKKNETKLIGAKVGDVIELETKQLFEDDHKLETILGVSHDVIHDLDITVSFTVEEITKTAPADLDKELFDKLFSDGSVNSTTELRVKIKEDAEKQFQQQGDQQLLNAITEYLVENTKFDLPSEFLQKWLATAGEKELSAEDAAAEYTKSEKGLRYQLIEGKIMKDNDIKLDYKELIDYAKGFIRTQMAQFGNMNPEEKELDEIAGKILQNQEEAQKLQSQLISQKLLAFYKENMNFKTKEVSYEDFVKEVYK; encoded by the coding sequence ATGAATATTACAAAAGAAAACATAGATGCGTTAAACGCAGTTGTAAAGGTAGAAATTGTTGCAGAAGACTATCAAGCAAAAGTAACAGAATTGTTAACAGATTACCGTAAAAAAGCAGATATCCCTGGTTTTAGAAAAGGGCAAGTGCCTATGGGAATGATAAAAAAGCAATATGGTAAATCTATAATGATAGATGAGGTTAATAAGCTTTTACAAGATTCTTTAAATAAATATTTAGCGGAAGAAAAATTAGATATTTTAGGAAATCCAATACCAAGAGTTAAAGAAAATTTTAATTGGGATGCAGAAACATTTTCTTTTGAATTTGAATTAGGTTTAGCTCCAGAATTTGATGTTGATTTAAAATCTAAAAAGAAAGTAACAGAATATACTATTGTTGCTACAGAAGATTTAATTGACGAAGAAGTTAAAAATATTCAATCTCGTTACGGAAAAATGAGTTCTTTAGATGAAGCTACAGCGCATTGTAATGTAACAGGTACTTTTGTAAATGAAGAGAAAGAAATCAACAAAAAATCTACTTTTTTAGTTAAAGATTTAAAAGTGAAGAAAAATGAAACGAAATTAATTGGCGCTAAAGTAGGTGATGTAATTGAATTAGAGACAAAGCAATTATTTGAAGATGACCATAAATTAGAAACTATTTTAGGTGTTTCTCATGATGTAATTCATGATTTAGATATTACAGTTTCTTTTACAGTAGAAGAAATTACAAAAACAGCACCAGCAGATTTAGACAAAGAGTTATTTGATAAATTATTTTCTGACGGAAGTGTAAATTCAACAACTGAATTAAGAGTAAAAATTAAGGAAGATGCAGAAAAGCAATTTCAACAACAAGGAGATCAGCAATTATTAAATGCGATAACTGAGTATTTAGTTGAAAATACAAAGTTTGATTTACCATCAGAATTTTTACAAAAATGGTTAGCAACTGCAGGAGAAAAAGAATTGTCTGCAGAAGATGCTGCTGCTGAGTATACTAAATCTGAAAAAGGATTGCGTTATCAATTAATCGAAGGAAAGATTATGAAGGATAATGATATCAAATTAGATTATAAAGAATTGATAGACTATGCAAAAGGATTTATCCGTACGCAAATGGCTCAATTTGGTAACATGAATCCAGAAGAAAAAGAATTGGATGAAATTGCTGGTAAAATTTTACAAAACCAAGAAGAAGCTCAAAAATTACAATCTCAATTAATCAGTCAGAAATTATTGGCTTTTTACAAAGAGAACATGAATTTTAAAACAAAAGAAGTTTCTTACGAAGATTTCGTTAAAGAAGTATATAAATAA
- a CDS encoding lysophospholipid acyltransferase family protein: MSLVTSKEIAQVIGLEKFGFFGTFVGFLLMRVLRISSINKIYNNNKDKKELEFLNGVLSDCKIEFEIPEEDLKRIPKEGPFITVSNHPLGGIDGVLLLKLLIEKRSDYKIIANFLLHRIEPLKPYVMPVNPFETRKDAKSSVSGIKSALLHLREGKPLGIFPAGEVSTYKDGKLNIDKPWEEGAVRLIKKANVPVIPIYFHAKNSRLFYVLSKISDTLRTAKLPSEVISQKNRVIRVRIGKPISVKDQDEYREIPAFYKFIRKKTYMLANPFEKEHKLLSTQNLKIPKKPAKKITLQKSVSSFIKEVDALRERGGRLLESKNYEVFFAKATEIPNLLHEIGRLREITFRDVGEGTNKAIDLDIYDTYYYHLFLWDREAKCLAGSYRMGLGKEIFKKYGINGFYVQTLFRIEPELHQMMENTIEMGRAFIIKEYQQKPMPLFLLWKGIVHVTLRYPEYKYLMGGVSISNQFSDFSKSLMIEFMKSHYYDPYIAQYIHPKKEYKVKLKDADKDFVFDATKADMQKFDKIIDEIEPGALRIPVLIKKYVKQNARLVAFNVDPKFNNAVDGLMYIKVADIPESTVKPVMEEFQAELERKATELQNK; the protein is encoded by the coding sequence ATGTCATTAGTTACTTCTAAAGAGATTGCACAAGTAATTGGTTTAGAAAAATTTGGTTTTTTTGGAACTTTTGTAGGGTTTCTGTTGATGAGGGTTTTACGTATCTCTTCAATAAATAAAATCTACAATAATAATAAAGATAAGAAAGAGTTAGAGTTTTTAAATGGTGTTTTATCAGACTGTAAGATAGAATTTGAAATTCCTGAAGAAGATTTAAAAAGAATTCCAAAAGAAGGTCCTTTTATAACTGTTTCTAATCATCCTTTAGGAGGAATAGACGGTGTTTTACTATTAAAACTTTTGATAGAAAAAAGATCCGATTATAAAATAATTGCCAACTTTTTATTACACAGAATAGAGCCACTTAAGCCATATGTAATGCCTGTCAATCCTTTTGAAACAAGAAAGGATGCAAAATCTAGTGTTTCAGGAATAAAAAGTGCACTTCTTCATTTAAGAGAAGGGAAACCTTTGGGTATTTTTCCTGCAGGAGAAGTTTCTACGTATAAAGACGGTAAGCTAAATATAGATAAACCTTGGGAAGAAGGAGCTGTGCGTTTAATTAAAAAAGCAAACGTACCTGTAATTCCTATTTATTTTCACGCAAAAAATAGTAGACTTTTTTATGTGTTGTCTAAAATTTCTGACACCTTAAGAACGGCAAAATTACCATCAGAAGTAATCTCTCAAAAAAATAGAGTTATAAGAGTTAGAATAGGAAAACCTATTTCTGTAAAAGATCAAGATGAATACAGAGAGATTCCTGCTTTTTATAAATTTATAAGAAAGAAAACCTATATGTTGGCAAATCCTTTTGAAAAGGAACATAAATTATTGTCAACTCAGAATTTGAAAATCCCTAAAAAACCTGCAAAAAAAATTACGTTACAAAAAAGTGTTTCTTCATTTATTAAAGAAGTAGATGCTCTAAGAGAAAGAGGTGGAAGGCTTTTAGAAAGTAAAAATTATGAAGTGTTTTTTGCCAAAGCAACAGAAATTCCTAATTTATTACATGAAATAGGTAGGCTAAGAGAAATTACTTTTAGAGATGTTGGTGAAGGAACTAATAAAGCTATAGATTTAGATATATATGATACCTATTATTATCATCTATTTTTGTGGGACAGAGAAGCAAAATGTTTAGCTGGATCTTATAGAATGGGGCTTGGAAAAGAGATTTTTAAAAAGTATGGAATAAACGGTTTTTACGTTCAAACACTTTTTAGAATTGAGCCAGAATTGCATCAAATGATGGAAAACACCATAGAAATGGGTAGAGCTTTCATTATTAAAGAATACCAACAGAAACCAATGCCATTGTTCTTACTTTGGAAAGGAATTGTACACGTTACTTTACGTTACCCTGAGTATAAATATTTAATGGGCGGAGTTAGTATTAGTAATCAATTTTCTGATTTTTCGAAATCGCTAATGATTGAGTTTATGAAATCTCATTATTACGATCCATATATTGCGCAATATATTCATCCGAAGAAAGAATACAAGGTAAAATTAAAAGATGCTGATAAAGATTTTGTATTTGATGCCACTAAAGCAGACATGCAAAAGTTTGATAAAATTATTGATGAAATTGAGCCAGGAGCATTAAGAATTCCGGTTTTAATTAAAAAATACGTAAAGCAAAATGCACGTTTGGTCGCTTTTAATGTAGATCCAAAATTTAACAATGCGGTAGATGGTTTAATGTATATTAAAGTTGCAGACATTCCAGAAAGCACCGTAAAACCTGTAATGGAAGAATTTCAAGCAGAACTAGAGCGTAAAGCTACAGAGCTTCAAAATAAATAG